TACTCTTCAGGGTTCTTTATTGTTTAATACACTTTAAATTATGATTTTCTTAAAAGTCCTATCTTCTTTAGTTTTCTAGCTATAGTCCTCCCCTTTGGTAACATCTCAAGATCTTGTTCCCGTATCGTACCAGTTAAAAGAAGCATAATAGCATATACCAGAATTCCTATAATTATTGATAGAAGAGTAGCCTTGGTATTGCTGTTTAATGCGGTAAATATCCTATCGTAGGAAAAATATACACATCCACCCATTATAATACTAGCCAACAATGGCTTTATCAAAAAATCACTAAATGAAAATGGTATTTTAGTATATCTAATAACAGCTATAAAGTCTAATATAGCAGCTGTGGCATAGCATACCAAAGTACTAACAGCAGCACCCTTTATATTTATAGATGGCATCCCTACAAGTATTATTGTCAGTATAACCTTTAAAATCGCACCTATAAATAGATTCCTAACTGGTGTTTTTACCCTGCCAATCCCCTGTAATATTGCTGTTAAAGTCTGTATAAGGGTCAAAAATGCAACTGCTATTGATAATATCATTAAAAGATTACCAGCCAGTAATACTTCATCCGCATCTATCCTAGCATATAATAGTTTGCATATGGGTGTTGACAACACCGCCATACCTATGGAAGCAGGTACACCTATGAGCATGGTAAGCTTTATGCCGATTGTGGTCTTATGTACTATGGATTTTCTATCCTTCATCGCATATGATTCGGCTATGGCAGGCACAAGGCTCATACCTAATGCTATGGTAAAGACTGTAGGCAGATTTATTATGGGATTTACCATACCTGTTAAAATGCCAAACAGACTAGTAGCCTCCCGTTTTGAAAATCCAACATATTGCAAACGACCAGGTACAATTACAGAATCTAAAAAGCTTATAAATGGCATCACCGCTGCACCTATAGTAACGGGTATGGCAATATTTGCAATCCTGTTTACTATACTAGATGTAGATTCATAATACATATGCTTTGGCGATCTTCTTATATTCGAATATATTTTTTGTTTTTCTCCCCTATACATACCCATTACCAGTACAAGGGCGGCAACCTCACTTAGGGTAACACCTAATATGGCGCCTGCAGCTCCATACTGGGGTCCATTTGGTATCCAGAGAGTAGCCAGCCATAAACCCATAATAAGCTTACCAAACTGCTCTACTATCTGTGATACTGCAGTAGGAGTCATATTCTGCATACCTTGAAAATATCCCCTGTATGCCGATAGCAGAGAAACAAAAAACAAGGCGGGAGCTATTGATATAAAACAATATATGGACTCCTTGTTTCTCACCATGCGAGCAAAAAGTGGACTTCCAACAAGCATTATGATAGTAGTAGTTATACCTATTACAGTGAGTAATCGAAATGATACCTTAAAAACCCTATGGGCACCTCTATAATCATTCACAGCTATCTTTTCAGATACTATCTTTGATATGGCAGTAGGCAAACCGGCTGTAGATACTATAAGCAAAAATGCATATACAGGATATGCCATCTGATAAAACCCCATACCCTCCGATTTTATTGTATTTCCCAAAGGAATACGGAATAGTGCTCCTATAATCTTTGCTACTATCCCTGCTACCGTTAGAATGGTAGCCCCTTTGACGAATGATTTCTTGCTCAACCTAAAATACCTCCTTGCGCACTAGTTGACATACATTATTATCATATTATATCATCAGTGCTTTAATTCGCAAACACTATTTGATAAACACTTTAATTCGTAATTTTAAAGTAAATAATGCAATATAAATGTTATAATCCATATTATAAATTGCAGGATAGATAAATATCGACACTAAAAAAGGCACCGATAATATACGATGCCTTTTTTTACATAGTTTGTACATGGATTATTGCTCCATCTGCCTACCTAGGAAATTAGCAGCGGTCTCCGCCATCTTCACTTCCAATTCGCCCATAGTAACGCCAGGTTCCTTAGACAATACTATAACAGAACCAATAACATCACCCATTGACATAATTGGCACAATTACCTGAGCTGAATATTTCGAAGTATCATCATCATTCACAGTAATTGTATATAGTTCGCTGCCTTCAGAGCGATTAGCTGTTACAGTCTTTTTCTGTTCCATTAATTCCTCTAGGTCCTGGCTTACTGCCTTCTCTAAAAATTCTTTTTTAGTCGGACCACCTACAGATACTATCTCATCCTTGTCACTAACGCATACGGTAAAACCAAGTATCTGGTACATTGCTTCAACATATTCCTCTGCAAGATAGCTCAGCTCTTCTATGGGAGAATATTTTTTAAGTATCACTTCGCCTTCACGGTCAGTAAATATTTCAAGGGGATCTCCTTCACGAATACGCATCGTTCGTCGTATCTCTTTAGGAATAACCACCCTTCCCAAATCATCTATACGCCTTACTATACCCGTTGCTTTCATTCACGTCCCTCCTCCATTTGTATTTATTTACAAAACCATCCTTGCAGTATTAGTATTTTACTGCAGTTTACCTTTTATGCATGGTATTGGAAAGGTAACGTGATTTTTTTTAAATATTATAATCTTTTTTCATATTTTTTTATCTTAGCTTCTTTTTTCCATGCATCTACCATGGACTGCCATTTCTCATTCTTTTTCTGATAATCTAATACAACCTTTATTTCATCCCTTGTCTCATCAATGGTAAATACATGCTCCGGCATTTTTTCATACAATTTTATAATATGATAGCCATACTCACTAGCTACCAAATCGGTCATATCTCCTTCTTTTTTAAGTTTAAAAGCAGCATCCTTAAACGATTCCACAAACGAAGAATTTTTGTTCAGTATATACCCTTGCTCAATATCCATTCCTTTATCTTCACTATATTCTTTTATTAGATCTTCAAAATTTTCTCCCGCCTTAGCCTTTGCCAGTACCTCGTCTGCCTTTGGCTTTATAGCTTTAAGTTTTTCATCTAGATATTTTTTAGCCTCATCTTTCTTATCATTTGCCACAAGACTAGAATGCTCAACAATTTCATCATCAGGGAGTTTTATAAGAATATGTTTTACATTTAGCCAACCTGTAGGCCTGTACAACATAACTTCCTGATTTTCAGCCTCATCTGGATTTTCCTTCTGTTTTTTCAGTTGTTCATCGTAATACTTCTTTATGTCATCATCTGTAATTTGTACATTCTCAAGCTCTTTATCCCTATATTTTGATATCTGATCCTGTTTTGCTATAAGCTCTATAAAACGATCTTCTGTTAATCCATAGGCTTTTATACTAGCGTCATATTGCTGCTGTACAAGCTTTGATAATTCCTCTTCTTTAGGCTGATCATCTTCACCATACATCTGATATTTAATATTCTGCTCTATCTCGTCTAGTATACCTTCTTTTGTCTCTTTCTTTATATTCTCATCCACTTCAAAACCAGCTGCCTTAGCCTTATCATACATTATTTTGTTTAAAATAACCTGGTCTAGTACCATGGATTTAACTTGCTTTATATTATCCTTTTGGCTAGCATCAGATTCCGCCTCGTCTGTTATACCCAACATGGATTTTTGAATATTATATAGCTCTAAAAATTCCTCTTTTAGTATTTTATCGCCATTCACCTCTGCCACTACCCGTTTCTTATCCTTCTCCGGGTTAACATTTACTGCACCGCATGCAGCAGTTGAAAGTGCAATGATTATGGCCATAAATAATAACCCAAACCTCTTTATACCATTCATGTAATAATACACCCTTTCCAAAATCATCTATGCCTTCTATTATAAACAGATTTTAA
The Xylanivirga thermophila genome window above contains:
- a CDS encoding putative polysaccharide biosynthesis protein — protein: MSKKSFVKGATILTVAGIVAKIIGALFRIPLGNTIKSEGMGFYQMAYPVYAFLLIVSTAGLPTAISKIVSEKIAVNDYRGAHRVFKVSFRLLTVIGITTTIIMLVGSPLFARMVRNKESIYCFISIAPALFFVSLLSAYRGYFQGMQNMTPTAVSQIVEQFGKLIMGLWLATLWIPNGPQYGAAGAILGVTLSEVAALVLVMGMYRGEKQKIYSNIRRSPKHMYYESTSSIVNRIANIAIPVTIGAAVMPFISFLDSVIVPGRLQYVGFSKREATSLFGILTGMVNPIINLPTVFTIALGMSLVPAIAESYAMKDRKSIVHKTTIGIKLTMLIGVPASIGMAVLSTPICKLLYARIDADEVLLAGNLLMILSIAVAFLTLIQTLTAILQGIGRVKTPVRNLFIGAILKVILTIILVGMPSINIKGAAVSTLVCYATAAILDFIAVIRYTKIPFSFSDFLIKPLLASIIMGGCVYFSYDRIFTALNSNTKATLLSIIIGILVYAIMLLLTGTIREQDLEMLPKGRTIARKLKKIGLLRKS
- the spoVT gene encoding stage V sporulation protein T; its protein translation is MKATGIVRRIDDLGRVVIPKEIRRTMRIREGDPLEIFTDREGEVILKKYSPIEELSYLAEEYVEAMYQILGFTVCVSDKDEIVSVGGPTKKEFLEKAVSQDLEELMEQKKTVTANRSEGSELYTITVNDDDTSKYSAQVIVPIMSMGDVIGSVIVLSKEPGVTMGELEVKMAETAANFLGRQMEQ
- a CDS encoding peptidylprolyl isomerase, which gives rise to MNGIKRFGLLFMAIIIALSTAACGAVNVNPEKDKKRVVAEVNGDKILKEEFLELYNIQKSMLGITDEAESDASQKDNIKQVKSMVLDQVILNKIMYDKAKAAGFEVDENIKKETKEGILDEIEQNIKYQMYGEDDQPKEEELSKLVQQQYDASIKAYGLTEDRFIELIAKQDQISKYRDKELENVQITDDDIKKYYDEQLKKQKENPDEAENQEVMLYRPTGWLNVKHILIKLPDDEIVEHSSLVANDKKDEAKKYLDEKLKAIKPKADEVLAKAKAGENFEDLIKEYSEDKGMDIEQGYILNKNSSFVESFKDAAFKLKKEGDMTDLVASEYGYHIIKLYEKMPEHVFTIDETRDEIKVVLDYQKKNEKWQSMVDAWKKEAKIKKYEKRL